A genomic window from Nicotiana sylvestris chromosome 11, ASM39365v2, whole genome shotgun sequence includes:
- the LOC138880826 gene encoding uncharacterized protein — protein MYFDGAAHRGGAGAGIVFVTSQGEFMPHTFTLTQLCSNNVVEYQTLIHGLEMTIEIKQLQLQVFGDSQLAINQLLGSYDVKKPELHLYHDYTKKLMGWVGDVTIQHVPRKENKKVDVLAALASSLTLPDQAQVTICQKWVVPPPNEVESEENELERLVVVSETDKEEWRQPIIDYLSYRILPKNPMRMTEIYHCAPRFLTTKLLYIKGHSREYSCDA, from the coding sequence atgtactttgatggtgctgcacaTCGCGGAGGAGCTGGTGCTGGCATAGTATTTGTCACTTCTCAAGGAGAATTTATGCCCCACACTTTTACTTTGACTCAGCTCTGTTCTAACAACGTTGTTGAGTATCAAACATTAATACATGGGCTTGAAATGACTATCGAAATAAAGCagttgcaattgcaagtctttggtgactctcaGTTAGCGATCAACCAGCTTTTAGGTAGTTACGATGTCAAGAAACCTGAACTACACCTATATCATGATTATACTAAAAAATTAATGGGGTGGGTCGGTGATGTGACTATTCAACATGTGCCtaggaaagaaaacaaaaaggttgATGTTTTAGCTGCCCTAGCTTCATCATTAACCCTGCCTGATCAAGCGCAAGTTACtatctgccaaaaatgggtagtaccccCACCTAATGAGGttgaaagtgaagaaaatgaactcGAGCGTCTTGTCGTTGTTTCTGAAACTGATAAGgaagaatggcgacaacccattatcgatTACTTGAGCTATAGGATACTTCCAAAAAATCCAATGAGAATGACTGAAATCTATCATTGTGCACCTCGCTTCCTTACTACAAAGTTACTCTATATAAAAGGTCATTCAAGGGAGTACTCATGCGATGCTTAG
- the LOC104233545 gene encoding nuclear pore complex protein NUP1 isoform X1: MEFNTTPSYYGNRASERGAGGKFKKPAARKPPATPYDRPQLNQTGGRTGWLSKLVDPAYRIISGSATRILPSFISNAIASTPPPPPPEEIHGDLDKEDPATTQDLGNDEKCTPSYVISRSSEGKEEDQRMVKLNGISEAEKQEEEKSQNSSDKSEISRIERLMQGKSFSRDEIMRLTEILNSRVIDDQEKKTSKTAERDVGRFHLTHETPRRPYHKKQDEMEFAMPGTSTPLPQTNFAMPGTSTPLPQINFAMPGASTPLPQANFAMPGTSTPLPQTNVQDEVGASPIDIARAYMGSRRLEKGYDSCSLVSKGEQVPQNRFHPPPSLKSSSCWPAAMLQDQHSHITPQSQRGYGLVEFPRTPYSRTLLPKSRDRTQSQAGSKWPDLSAKTFQQSQSSIYSQEKTRSDLPHLSYGSAGPIRRIRNKFGSESRPQRSIFLNSRNASSPLGKIGASEVFSPASRKNLEVGQPSGVEKDKSVPHRASRSEEAMPLNETVRKILEQLDRHKPTPAEKEAELKLASEWKKYPRNEISDSTPNGKTKSSHLGEFGMRRNNGLAAARSSKDGDIGTVNHVEISQEQTVREADTAADASAKASSIDGVFVATTGADTVPSFTFKVADSQVKNFFSGSRTPSLDQDSAGTDDGQKDKGTDEGKKDKGTTPRWPFHQSNGQNATTLSNSTCFELPRNAAGQASGTKPTLPSISINKRNPRNATFPDNGFGFTFPVAASSGALSEPPTPSIMPSSSASVLSQPTDASTVPVYSFGTGKSAERLVFSFPSTSNASVSVDASDLKFSFGADRRSRLSFGAVGKATC; this comes from the exons ATGGAGTTCAATACGACGCCGTCATATTACGGTAACAGAGCCAGCGAGAGAGGCGCCGGAGGGAAGTTCAAGAAACCGGCGGCGAGGAAACCTCCGGCAACTCCTTACGACCGTCCACAACTGAACCAAACCGGTGGTCGGACCGGCTGGTTATCGAAACTAGTTGATCCGGCTTACCGTATTATCTCCGGCAGTGCCACCAGAATCCTCCCATCGTTCATCTCCAATGCCATTGCCTCCACTCCTCCTCCTCCGCCTCCTGAAGAAATTCACGGTGACTTAG ATAAAGAAGATCCCGCAACAACACAAGATTTAGGGAATGACGAGAAATGTACTCCAAGT TATGTGATATCCAGATCTTCTGAAGGAAAGGAAGAGGATCAAAGAATGGTAAAATTGAATGGGATCTCCGAAGCAGAGAAGCAGGAAGAAGAGAAATCACAGAATTCCTCTGATAAATCTGAGATTTCCAGAATTGAGCGGCTCATGCAGGGGAAATCATTTTCGAG AGATGAAATAATGCGTTTGACAGAGATATTAAACTCGAGGGTTATTGATGACCAAGAAAAGAAAACTAGCAAAACAGCTGAAAGGGACGTTGGAAGGTTTCATTTAACACACGAGACACCTAGAAGACCATATCACAAGAAGCAGGATGAAATGGAGTTTGCTATGCCAGGAACTTCAACACCTCTTCCCCAAACAAATTTTGCTATGCCAGGAACTTCAACACCTCTTCCTCAAATAAATTTTGCTATGCCAGGAGCTTCAACACCTCTTCCCCAAGCAAATTTTGCTATGCCAGGAACTTCAACACCTCTTCCCCAAACAAAT GTACAAGATGAAGTTGGCGCTTCACCCATTGATATTGCAAGAGCTTACATGGGAAGTCGTAGGTTGGAAAAAGGATATGATTCTTGCAGTCTTGTATCCAAGGGAGAACAAGTTCCACAAAACAGGTTTCATCCGCCACCTTCGCTTAAGTCATCGAGTTGTTGGCCGGCTGCCATGCTGCAAGATCAGCATAGTCATATTACTCCACAGAGTCAGAGAGGATATGGGCTTGTTGAGTTTCCGAGGACCCCATACTCTAGAACTTTATTACCGAAATCCAGAGATAGG ACTCAGTCGCAGGCTGGTAGCAAGTGGCCAGATCTCTCAGCGAAAACCTTCCAACAATCTCAATCATCAATCTACAGCCAG GAGAAGACTAGGAGTGATTTACCTCATCTAAGCTATGGATCTGCGGGACCCATTCGGCGTATACGGAATAAATTTGGATCAGAATCTCGGCCTCAGAGATCCATATTCCTGAATTCCAGAAATGCTTCTTCACCTTTAGGAAAAATTGGTGCTTCTGAAGTTTTCTCGCCTGCTTCTAGGAAGAACTTGGAAGTTGGTCAACCTAGTGGTGTCGAGAAGGACAAATCAGTGCCGCATAGAGCAAGCAGGTCTGAAGAAGCTATGCCGCTCAATGAGACTGTAAGAAAAATATTAGAGCAACTTGATAGACACAAGCCCACTCCTGCAGAAAAGGAAGCTGAATTGAAGCTGGCCAGCGAATGGAAGAAATATCCCCGCAATGAAATCTCTGATTCCACTCCAAATGGTAAAACAAAATCATCACATTTAGGAGAATTTGGTATGCGCAGGAACAATGGGCTGGCAGCTGCCCGATCGTCCAAGGATGGAGATATTGGCACAGTCAATCACGTGGAAATATCTCAGGAGCAAACTGTGCGTGAAGCTGACACTGCTGCGGATGCTAGTGCTAAAGCTTCTAGCATAGATGGTGTATTTGTTGCGACGACTGGAGCTGATACAGTGCCTTCATTCACTTTTAAGGTTGCTGATTCCCAAGTTAAAAATTTCTTTTCTGGTTCTCGCACTCCTAGTTTGGACCAG GACTCTGCAGGCACTGATGATGGACAGAAAGATAAAGGTACTGATGAAGGAAAGAAAGATAAAGGTACTACCCCCCGGTGGCCTTTTCATCAAAGTAATGGGCAGAATGCCACAACGTTATCCAACTCCACGTGTTTTGAGCTACCAAGAAATGCTGCTGGACAGGCCTCCGGGACAAAACCTACTTTGCCATCCATTTCTATTAATAAGCGGAATCCTAGAAATGCAACGTTCCCTGACAATGGGTTTGGATTCACTTTTCCAGTAGCTGCTTCATCTGGTGCACTTTCAGAACCACCAACACCATCCATCATGCCATCGTCCTCAGCCAGTGTCCTCTCTCAGCCCACGGATGCATCCACTGTTCCAGTATACAGCTTTGGCACGGGGAAATCAGCTGAACGCTTGGTCTTCTCTTTTCCCTCTACGAGCAATGCGTCTGTCTCCGTGGATGCTTCAGATCTAAAGTTCAGCTTTGGTGCAGACAGGAGATCAAGACTATCTTTCGGTGCAGTAGGAAAAGCAACATGCTAG
- the LOC104233545 gene encoding uncharacterized protein isoform X2 — protein sequence MSCSFTICRDEIMRLTEILNSRVIDDQEKKTSKTAERDVGRFHLTHETPRRPYHKKQDEMEFAMPGTSTPLPQTNFAMPGTSTPLPQINFAMPGASTPLPQANFAMPGTSTPLPQTNVQDEVGASPIDIARAYMGSRRLEKGYDSCSLVSKGEQVPQNRFHPPPSLKSSSCWPAAMLQDQHSHITPQSQRGYGLVEFPRTPYSRTLLPKSRDRTQSQAGSKWPDLSAKTFQQSQSSIYSQEKTRSDLPHLSYGSAGPIRRIRNKFGSESRPQRSIFLNSRNASSPLGKIGASEVFSPASRKNLEVGQPSGVEKDKSVPHRASRSEEAMPLNETVRKILEQLDRHKPTPAEKEAELKLASEWKKYPRNEISDSTPNGKTKSSHLGEFGMRRNNGLAAARSSKDGDIGTVNHVEISQEQTVREADTAADASAKASSIDGVFVATTGADTVPSFTFKVADSQVKNFFSGSRTPSLDQDSAGTDDGQKDKGTDEGKKDKGTTPRWPFHQSNGQNATTLSNSTCFELPRNAAGQASGTKPTLPSISINKRNPRNATFPDNGFGFTFPVAASSGALSEPPTPSIMPSSSASVLSQPTDASTVPVYSFGTGKSAERLVFSFPSTSNASVSVDASDLKFSFGADRRSRLSFGAVGKATC from the exons ATGTCTTGT TCTTTCACTATATGCAGAGATGAAATAATGCGTTTGACAGAGATATTAAACTCGAGGGTTATTGATGACCAAGAAAAGAAAACTAGCAAAACAGCTGAAAGGGACGTTGGAAGGTTTCATTTAACACACGAGACACCTAGAAGACCATATCACAAGAAGCAGGATGAAATGGAGTTTGCTATGCCAGGAACTTCAACACCTCTTCCCCAAACAAATTTTGCTATGCCAGGAACTTCAACACCTCTTCCTCAAATAAATTTTGCTATGCCAGGAGCTTCAACACCTCTTCCCCAAGCAAATTTTGCTATGCCAGGAACTTCAACACCTCTTCCCCAAACAAAT GTACAAGATGAAGTTGGCGCTTCACCCATTGATATTGCAAGAGCTTACATGGGAAGTCGTAGGTTGGAAAAAGGATATGATTCTTGCAGTCTTGTATCCAAGGGAGAACAAGTTCCACAAAACAGGTTTCATCCGCCACCTTCGCTTAAGTCATCGAGTTGTTGGCCGGCTGCCATGCTGCAAGATCAGCATAGTCATATTACTCCACAGAGTCAGAGAGGATATGGGCTTGTTGAGTTTCCGAGGACCCCATACTCTAGAACTTTATTACCGAAATCCAGAGATAGG ACTCAGTCGCAGGCTGGTAGCAAGTGGCCAGATCTCTCAGCGAAAACCTTCCAACAATCTCAATCATCAATCTACAGCCAG GAGAAGACTAGGAGTGATTTACCTCATCTAAGCTATGGATCTGCGGGACCCATTCGGCGTATACGGAATAAATTTGGATCAGAATCTCGGCCTCAGAGATCCATATTCCTGAATTCCAGAAATGCTTCTTCACCTTTAGGAAAAATTGGTGCTTCTGAAGTTTTCTCGCCTGCTTCTAGGAAGAACTTGGAAGTTGGTCAACCTAGTGGTGTCGAGAAGGACAAATCAGTGCCGCATAGAGCAAGCAGGTCTGAAGAAGCTATGCCGCTCAATGAGACTGTAAGAAAAATATTAGAGCAACTTGATAGACACAAGCCCACTCCTGCAGAAAAGGAAGCTGAATTGAAGCTGGCCAGCGAATGGAAGAAATATCCCCGCAATGAAATCTCTGATTCCACTCCAAATGGTAAAACAAAATCATCACATTTAGGAGAATTTGGTATGCGCAGGAACAATGGGCTGGCAGCTGCCCGATCGTCCAAGGATGGAGATATTGGCACAGTCAATCACGTGGAAATATCTCAGGAGCAAACTGTGCGTGAAGCTGACACTGCTGCGGATGCTAGTGCTAAAGCTTCTAGCATAGATGGTGTATTTGTTGCGACGACTGGAGCTGATACAGTGCCTTCATTCACTTTTAAGGTTGCTGATTCCCAAGTTAAAAATTTCTTTTCTGGTTCTCGCACTCCTAGTTTGGACCAG GACTCTGCAGGCACTGATGATGGACAGAAAGATAAAGGTACTGATGAAGGAAAGAAAGATAAAGGTACTACCCCCCGGTGGCCTTTTCATCAAAGTAATGGGCAGAATGCCACAACGTTATCCAACTCCACGTGTTTTGAGCTACCAAGAAATGCTGCTGGACAGGCCTCCGGGACAAAACCTACTTTGCCATCCATTTCTATTAATAAGCGGAATCCTAGAAATGCAACGTTCCCTGACAATGGGTTTGGATTCACTTTTCCAGTAGCTGCTTCATCTGGTGCACTTTCAGAACCACCAACACCATCCATCATGCCATCGTCCTCAGCCAGTGTCCTCTCTCAGCCCACGGATGCATCCACTGTTCCAGTATACAGCTTTGGCACGGGGAAATCAGCTGAACGCTTGGTCTTCTCTTTTCCCTCTACGAGCAATGCGTCTGTCTCCGTGGATGCTTCAGATCTAAAGTTCAGCTTTGGTGCAGACAGGAGATCAAGACTATCTTTCGGTGCAGTAGGAAAAGCAACATGCTAG